A region of the Nothobranchius furzeri strain GRZ-AD chromosome 13, NfurGRZ-RIMD1, whole genome shotgun sequence genome:
taaccgtgaggttacactttcacaccgtgacaaccctagcgtgcgcgcacacacacacgcacactccaaCCGGACTACAGTTCTGGCCGAACTTACCGTGTTGACCCGCAGGATTCCCTCGAAGACGGAGAAGATGAGGTAAAGCAGACCGACTGCCACCACCCGGTGCAGCAGAGCGCCGAGCCGGGGCCTGATGCAGACACAcaaaacaacacaatcactgtTATCGATTTACCAAAAGCACTTAATCACCACTAAAGGAGCCTGAATCTGCCTCTTTCTACAGGCTGAATGTCCCACTGGCACATTCTTCTCTAGCGACTACGGGAGGGAGGAGGTGCGACACAGGCTCAGCAACTAAAGGGATCATGTGTGAGCCATGACTGTTTATTACACCCACATGGAGCCAAAAATGGTCATTTATTATGGAAGCCAGTGGGACACTTTAGTCTCATCGCATCTGAAGGTTTTACTCACTTAACAATCCCGTAGCCCAGGCTGGCGATGATGACCAATACCCTGGCCAGAGTTCTCTTCACTGCAGAGAGCACCTCGGCGAACACCACCGCCCCCTGGACTTCAGGAGGACACACAACAGCAGCTCATTTCCCAGCAGCAGCACCACAGCAGCTGTGACCAAGGCGACGCTCCGCTCGCCTGAACCTACCTGAAAGGCCTTCGTATCGGATGTTCTGGAACTCGGCATAGTAAACGGCTTTCTCCAGCATCCCCAGGAAGATGACGCCTCCGATCCAGAACTGGATCCTGAGCAGGTCCCTCCAGTAGCAGGCGGACAGAACCAGCCACAGCAAGGCCATCAGCACGTAGACGATGCACATGACCATGTAGAACTCCCCGACACAAACAGAAAGGTTCCTATTTCATCTGAAATCCGCTCCCAAGCTCTTTTAAGTCATTATTACCAAACAGCTTAGATTTGTTAgtggggcgtgtgtgtgtgtgtgtgtgtgtgtgtgtgtgtgtgtgtgtgtgtgtgtgtgtgtgtgtgtgtgtgtgtgtgtgtgtgtgtgtgtgtgttcttaccACCATCAGAGGCCATTCGGTGGCAGATATAAAGCCGTGAGGACCTTTCATGCTGACCAGAACTGTGAACACAAACAGCTGATCTTAGACCTGCTCTTTAGATCTAAACACCCttaattattactattattattaacaacaatAACACATTTTACTattcatttattattaataaaaataccaaatattatttaaaatatttaaattaataaaatgaatATTAAcaccatcaaataaaacaattaatTGAACACCATTAAACATGAACATGcagggtagtgtgtgtgtgtgtgtgtgtgtgtgtgtgtgtgtgtgtgtgtgtgtgtgtacactgacGCTGCAGACTCCAGGGCGCGGTGCCGCTCGCCGAGTTCTTGCTGGTATCCTGGACTTTAATGATGAGGATGTAGGGGCCATCCTCCCAAGTCTCCGCCACCAGGTCGACGTATGAAGACGACTGAGCAGCCAATCAGAAACATCGAAATAAAGACACCAAACAGCATCAAGTTTCCTGATTTAGGATTGTTTATTCTCAGTTCAAACAAATATCCTGGTTCAGAAACTCATCAACCGAGTTAGTTAGACTCTCACCTTGTTAGTAGAGCCGCCAGCAGCAACGGGCTGGAAAATAGAAAATTGGTCAGCTGAGAAAAATATGCTCATTTATCATTTGAAAAGGGGACAAAtaacaaataaatgaaatgacCAGTTAAATATGTCACGTTTCACCTAAAGCCATGAGAAAGCAGCTCAGTGATCgctctctttggtctgaaaacagaGAGCTCCAGCAGAAACACCCTAACCAGTGCTGAGCATGAGCAGAAACACCCTAACCAGTGCTGAGCATGAGCAGAAACACCCTAACCGGTGCTGGGCTCCAGCAGAAACACCCTAACTGGTGCTGAGCTCCAGCAGAAACACCCTAACCGGTGCTGAGCTCCAGCAGAAACACCCTAACCGGTGCTGAGCTCAGACAGAACAAGTTTACTACTGCTGTAATACCCTTTTCAAACACTAGGGGGAAGTCACACAAACAGCTGCAACACTGATCAGTTTTCTGGTTGGCTTTTAGTTTTTCCTGCTTTTAAAGTTCGTGTGTGACAAAATTAGATTAAATCAATTAAAATATCAACAAATAAGAAgccagaaaataaatattttattgttttcCCATCAGTGATCCTGACTTTTACTGCATTGTTTTAAAACTAATCATGAGACTTATGAGGCAAATGACTTTTACAATAACTCTAAAAgccctgatgtgtgtgtgtgtgtgtgtgtgtgtgtgtgtgtgtgtgtacctttgGTTTGGGATGACTCGcgtctctcctcctcctcactgaAGATTTCTGGAAAAACAGACTTGAATAAATAATTGTGAACGTTGAGAGATAAGGAGCTGATAAATGATCAGGTTTCAGTTTAATCTGAAATTTGTGAAATGAGCTAAAAGTACGTGTTTAATCTGGGAAATCTATAAGGAAACACGACCTAATCTTAATCTGAAtcgatgtttattttcagcataaCTAGTCTGAATCATCGACTTCCTGGAGCTGAGCTGCAGCACAAACCTGCTCTGCTACGACAACAATTAAGTGAccaatagggatgagcgagtactagctgtactcagagtgggcgcagcataacccggaagtgggtgtgatttaactggaagtgggtgtggtttaactggaagtgggtgtggtttaaccggaagtgggtgtggtttacatcaatacgttactttaagcttgatcagaagttgctatgtgtattgtttatttgaaaactaattacagagcagcctcagtgttgagattaaatgtttttgatcacaatagtaaagaaactattacagaacaagtttttcagtaaaatcagaacattattaagtgcatgaattgagagagagagagagagagagagagagagagagagagagagagagagagagagagagagagagagagagagagagagagagagagcccaaGCAGagaggaggcagtgaccgacgcatgcatgagccgttttcagctctgtcttgtcaaatgcaccacgcacgttacgaaaaaagtaactttaaatattaaactgaaaaagaggcgagctgaagaaaacctacggagttctgaagaaacgtgagcaacagtgaagcaatcacagagagatccgttactgtgtgtgtgtgtgtgtgtgtgtgtgtgtgtgtgtgtgcgcgcgcgcgtggatgcacggactgagctcccggctgcagagttttgtgtgtagggaggggcgggcgctctatgtgactggccaatcacagagcgtgaagacagtcagtcacccaatgaggattttcattCAGCaccattacagatatttacgagttttactcgtttcagtgatcgtatttgtcaaaaatgctttatccgtaccgtctgaaacgagtatccggctcatccctagtgacCAAATCAAAACTGGTAAATAAGCTGAAGTTGTTGTTGAAAATAATCTTTCGGAACACTTATTTTGCAGATTTAATCCAGGGATAGATTTAAATATACATTGAAATTAAATTCTAAAGCACCGAGCTGCCCGGGgacgtgcctgactttaaattggctttATTACAGAAGTATATAGGCCAACGCCGATTTATAAAACAAAAGGTCGACCGATATTTCGGAGTACCCCTACTAGGTATGTGTGTAAACACTCATGTGTGCTCTGTGACTTCTGTATGTAAGCAGATGTCCGACACTATTGGTTAATGCTGAGCCACgctcaattcaaattgcatggggctctatgggaCGGGGGGGGCTAtcttatatcacaatacaggtcGAGACCGtcgcttttacagatttctaaaagcTTATACCCAATTCTTAAAAAGGGAGGAAAATTATGAATTTCAGCTTGAAACATTATTTTATTATCATCGGATCAAAAGTCTGGAATCAGATTCTGAGTGTAGGTGAAGTGGATCCATCAGAACCACCCAGAACTTACCGAGTCGACCGGACTCGCCTGCAGCGGCTTCAGTTGCGTCGGGCGAGCGTCAGCCGGATCCACCCTGAACTGAGACTGAATAAAGAAAATCATCACACACGCTtcattctgtgtgtgtgcgtgcgtgcgtgcgtgcgtgcgtgcgtgtgtgtgtgtgtgtgtgttcctcacaATGTCTGGCTTCATGCCCTGACAGCTGATGTTGGGATAATggtgaagaaggtagaatccgctTCCTCCCTCTATTATGACCTCCTTTGACCCAAAGTAAGTTGGAACCTGACTCGACTGGACAAacgtaaacaacaacaaaacaacacaGCGGTGATGTGACACATAAGGACTTTCAGCCAATAGACCTTAGACTAAGAATATTCTTCTTTTCTGTTTCTACACCCACttacttttattttacttttttccaACAATCATTTATTACGAAACTTTTTCCTAGCTAATAATTTCAGATCAAAAGTTAACACAGCTCAACAAATCTGGATGACATAACAGATCAAATAAAGTGAACAGATGAAAAACACGTGTTTGTTAGGGCAAAAGTTAAAAAGTTAGAGGTTAAAAATAGAATCAATAAGATGATGAGTCAACTCCTTACATCCAGGTTAAAGATTTCGTTGTAGCATTGAGAGTTCCTCAGGTACCAAGACACGCTCAGCTGGACGGGAGGCGATGAGGGACAATCCTGAGCCAACACTGAAAGCACAATCAGGAAGGATTAATACACGAGTCGTTGTTTAAAGACAAGAGACGTCTACGTGTTTACCTTTGAGGTGGATGGAGCTGTTGCGGAACAGAGTTTTTCTAAAGTGGAAAAAAGACGATTCCTTCTCTGCGTCCTTCTTCAGCTTTTTctgaaataaacaaatatttaaaaaGCAAAATTTAGCTTCTTTACATTGAAATAACTTCTTAAATCAGGTCTTTGTTTTTATGAGGCAGTTTGTGACctcccaactgtggacccaccacccgcaggaggaacatgaagggtccggtgcagtgtggatcgggtggcagaccgaggcgggaaccttggcggtccgatccccggacaaggaaactggtttttgggacatggaacgtcacctcactggcggggaaggagcaggagcatgtggcagaggttgagcggtaccggctagatgtagtcggactcacctcgacacattgcattggctctggaacccaagtccttgagaggggttggacactctcctttgccggagttgctccgggtgagaggcggagggctggggttggctttttgttagccccaagactctctgcctgtgtgttggggtttaccccaggggacgagagggtagcttccctgcgccttcgggtcggggaacgggtcctgattgctgtttgtgcttatgggccaaatatcagttcagagtacccaccctttttggagtccctgggacgagtgctagatagtgctccatcaggggactccattgtcctactgggggacttcaatgctcacgtgggcaatgacagcttgacctggaggggtgtgattgggaggaacactatggccaaactgcggcctgcacagaagtccaataacgaaacaccactcgagttcagatcaggtgaacaccatgttcgaacataaggatgcccatcggtacacttggtaccagggcagcctaggtcacaggtcgatgatagactttgtagtcgtatcatctgacctgcggccatgttttggacacccgagtgaagagaggagtggagctgtcaactgatcaccacctggtggtgagttggatcagatgacaggggaagatgccgcgtagacctggcagacccaaatgcatagtgagggtctgctgggaacacctggcagaagaacctgtcaagacggtcttcaactcccacctccggcagagctttgaatgtgtcccgagagcagtgggggacatcgaatccgagtgggccttgttccactctgcaattgttgaggcggctgttgctagctgtagtcgcaaggtggccggtgccagtcgtggtggcaacccctgactccgagtgggccttgttccactctgcgattgatgaggtggctgttgctagctgtggtcgcaaggtggctggtgccagtcgtggtggcaacccccgtaccagctggtggacaccagaggttcggggagccgtcaggctgaagaaggaggcctacagggtgtggctggtctgtgggtctctggaggcagcagacaggtactgcatagccaagcggggtgcagcagtggcagttgctgaggccccgtgggcagatgagattcgtcctgggtatctcaaggctatggatgttgtagggctgtcatggttgacacatctctgcaacattgtgtggtcatcgggggcagttcctgtggagtggcagaccggggtggtggtccccatctttaagaggggtgacctgagggtgtcttCCAACTAtaagggatcacactcctcagcctccctggaaaggtctactccaaggtactggagaggagtgtccgatcgatagttgaatctcagattgaggaggagcaatgtggttttcgtcctgaccgtggaactgtagaccagctctatacccttgcaagggtgatggagggggcatgggagtttgcccaaccaatccacatgtgttttgtggatttgaagaaggcttatgaccgtgtccccaggggcaccctgtgggggacactccaggagtatggggtgggtggctttctgttaagggccattcagtccctttaccagaggagcgtgagtttggtccgcatagccggtagtaagtcggacctgttcctggtgagggttggactccgccagggctgccctttgtcaccggttctgttcattacttttatggacagaatttctaggcgcagcggtggtgtggagtgtgtcgagtttggtggcaggagaatctcgtctctgctttttgcggatgatgtggtcctcctagcttcatccagctctgaccttcagctcttgctgggtaggtttgcggcagagtgtgaagcggctgggatgaggatcagcacctccaaatctgagaccatggttctcgaccgggaaagggtggcttgccaactccgggtcgggggagtggtcctacctcaagtggaggagtttaagtatctcggggtcttgttcacgagtgaaggtaggagggatcgggagattgacaggcggattggttcagcgtctgcagtgatgcggacgctgaaccgatctgtcgtggtgaagagggagctgagccagaaagccaggctctcgatttaccggtcgatctacgtccaaatcctcacctatggtcatgagctttgggtaatgaccgaaagaacgagatctcggatacaagcggccgaaatgagtttcctccgtagggtggccgggctcaatcttaagagatagggtgaggagctcagagatTCCGGAGGGActcgagtagaaccgctgctcctccagatcgaaaggagtcagttgaggtggtttgggcatctggtcaggatgcctcctggacggggaggtgttttgggcatgtcctgccagcaggaggcccccgggtcgacccaggacacgttggagaggttacatctccagtctggtctgggaatgccttggggtcctgccggaggagctggtggaggtggccggggagaggacggtctggagctccctagttgggatgctgcccccgcgacccggacccagataagcggaggaagacgaagtgtGTGACCTCCTCTCACCCTTAACCCATTTGTGCACAGATTTTTTTCAGCGTCGTAATGCATAGCATTGTTGCCAGTGGTCACATTGCTTGTCAGTAGGTAAAATGTCACCTAATAATAGGAATAGAGAAGTAATAATAATATCGTCATAACCAGGGCCGACCCTGGGGCATTATTTTCCCTGGGCAAATTTTttcctagccccccccccccccccccccacacacacacacacacacacacacacacctgtaaccccaCCCATGCATCCCACAAACAGGACACTGCTCTGTTATTTTTGGCACACCCCATTGCAGCAATACATCCCCCTGCATAGGTGGCCTGTGCCAAGGGCCAGCCCTGCTCATAACAAAGTAATAGCCTAACAGTATTATCATAAAAACAAGAAAGGACTCAGGTTCCCCCTGTATGAAATTCAAGACAAGACACAATTTGAACTGGTGCCTTTATTCACTTTTTTAAAACTCAAAATCACAACAAACAAGTTTTTTTAGAACATCTAACACATATTCATGACATATTTCCCACACAATCCATCATTTGTTATGGATGTACTACTCAGCGTGGTACTTTTTAAAGCACTCCACATGTGGGGTGAGGGGGGGGGGTGCGCATAGGTGTGTGTACTGGGTAAGCTCTTGTGTGCAAAGAAAAGTGCACCCCCAGCTGCACATCAACATCTTCACTAGCTTTtttgctagctagctagctatcaTTAGACTGTGAGACACAAGCTAATGTTTGCTAGCAAGAAAATGATGTATGGTAATGTATAAAAATGCTATACATGTGAAGTTATTTAGCTTGGAAAAGTATTCTAAGAGGACTAAAATGAGCCATTGTACATCATTCtaatattttaaataagtaaatTAGGAGCAATCCTGCAgagagtgttttcctttagttagcGACATGCTTTGTGCCCACTGGCAACTATGAATGCCACTCACAGAAATAAGCCTAttaagaaaaaaatgtttatatttgGTGCAATTTTTTGATGGAGGGTTACTCTAGAGACTTgaatgagtaaattattacaaatatGTTTTGGGGCAGTTCATCAGAAATGTCTAAAAATGACCTGTTTCCAGGATGATTTGCAGTCGCCATGTCTTCAGCGGGAAGGAGATGATGTCACTTGGtaacaatttttttaaacaaaacttttGTCCAAGTTGTTTACTAGCAAAGAGGTGGAAAATGTTGGATTAGTAACACTGTATTtttttattgtgagtgaaaagtgAGGCTAAACGGGTTAAACATGAAGTATAATTAAGATTACTCAGAATTTAGAGAAAGCGCTGCTTCGTGTCACAGCTTATCCCAGCTATCAGCATGGGTGGAAGGGTGATGGTTTGGGCTGGTTCTGACCCAACTAGTCAGGAGACTGCAGTGGTCCAGTCAGAGTCCTGACCAGAACCAGCCTGGGCGGTGGGACTTTGAGAGAGCTGAATGCTTACAAGCTTCAAGAAGAATGGACCAGAACTCCTTCAGAGCCGTGATGAGGTCAAACTGAAGATGGCCAGACAGTTACAGCTGCTGAAGTAAGTTCTGTTGGACCATCAGGTGGATGAATCACACACAGGttctggattttattttgaaaaacattttttgttgATCTTTTTCATTGTTTAAGAAATTGGGAAGATTTCAGCTGAACACAGAGCAGATACGTAAACCCGAAAAAGCCTCTTGAGAACTGAACATTTTCTACTTGGACCGCGCTGGTTCTGTGGACCCCTCCGGGCTCTGGTTCTGTTTCCTCCTGAGTTCCACTTTTACTGTTTCCTCTGTAAACACGTGACCATACAAGTTTTAGGAAGGCCAGTTTAAAAATCCTAAAGGGACCTGAACGTTACACGTGTTTGGCGCAGAGCGATAACCGACCAAGAATCGGCTCCAGGAAACTGCCAGACCtctgaaaataaatgaaaaccGAACTTTTGCTCCAGTTGGTCATGAAATGCTTTCAACCGTCCGTTAACCGTCCGACAGTTACACATCAGCACGGATAAAAGACGCTAACTCACACTGTCAATGTCCACGATCCATTTCCCCGGTTCGGACACGGTCGACACCGGTCCGCTGATTCCCGCCAGCAGCAACAGAAGGAGCAGCCTCCGGTACCGTGGTCTGGAGCGACCTGGACCCACTGAGCTCGCCATTTAGGACAATCAGGAAGTAAGATCCGCGACAGCTCACAACAATCTGGACGCTTCCGGATTCCGAAGACGTAACAATGTGATGCGTTCATGAGCCCTGGGACGTTTGATGTACGTTTTAAAACTTGAAGTAACCTCGAACGGTTCTGTTAAAAAGCTTTGATAGTTACTCCATATTTAACTTTTAGAACGACACAAAAGGCCAGAGACCCAATCAAACAACTACAGTTATAAATATGAATGAAAACTTAtcaataaacatttatttatcaATGTATttatattgtattttaaatggttacatgtctgtcctattgtggtgctttttattggtgtacaccgctttgtttgtccattttggtcacgtgaaagcgctttataaataaagttgatttgatttgatttatttaaaCAATAAATGCATATCCATGTTATTAGAATTGTGTGCCCCTTTATGAAGAATCATAATATCTATTTAATATTTTGGATATGGCGCTGTTATCCCCCAATTCCTTTGTATTGAGTTCATTGACAGTAAAAGCTTTTGATTCAATTCAGAAAAAAGAGCCTGTTGAGAAATCCTTTCCTATTTGTTATTCAGAAAAATCATAATAGAATGTGTGCATAGAAAAAATATTAAAGAACTTGAGAAATAATCACAATTTCTTCTACTTTTAAGATAGGAAAGAACCATCACTGTTGAAGCTATTTAGTTTATTACAGGCTTAAGTTATAGCCTAGTTTATTTTATGCTAAAGttaatttgtttgttttgcattatgttttttatttattattttggctAATTAGTCTATTGTTTATTGGTCAGGTGTGGGTGATTATTTGCATAAATAGGTCAGGATGGGTGGAGCAGCGAGGGGACATGGTTTTTTACCACAGAGACAGTGAGGACGCAAAACATCTGTGCTCTTGCTTCTTGTGTGACTAAACCACCAAACACAATTTTGGCATGGACATTGTTTGATTTAAAATCTTTTTACCCGTGTGTAAAGCCTAACCCTTGACGTAGCCCAGTGGCCATTTGAaagtatttgattattttttgtttaagtTTTATGGACAAATAGCCACTAATCACGTTTTTGAAGCAGTAAAAAATATTATTAATGATTTAATCTAGTGTAAAATTTAAGAAATAgtcacaaagtatgaaattgggaAAGCGTTATTTATTCAGGATGAAACAAAATAGTAATAGAATACTATTTATTTAGCACTTATTTTTATATTTGGTTTGTCAACACGTCCTGAACATTATTTCAGAGCTCTATAGTCAAAGCAGATATCTAGTAGCTGCTGTAGACCCGCGGTGCTCGGACTTAGAACCACTGAGTCATCTGCATACATCAGATGATTTGTGACATCATCACCAGCTGTGCAACCATTCCTGCTGGCCTttgaccctctggaggcaggcaggttaaaacctacctaccgggttactccacatatgtttttcatgagcattttttaactcagaagtgaaGGACTTAGTTCAGAGGGTTAACCTCACTGATGGGTCATCCATGTGCAGGTTaaaaagaaggggggggggggggggtacaactCCTCCTTGTCTGTCTCCATGGCTCTGAGATACTGTTGCCCCATTTTACCTGTTGCTGACCATACCAATAAACCAGGATGCATACAATGTATTTTGGGACACCTCTTTGCAGAAGCTTTATGAATAGTTTCCTATGGTTAACTCCATCAAAGGCCTTAGATGCATCCATGAAGCACATAGAGACTGAGGAGTTCTGGTTTCTGTATTTGGTCACGATCTCCTTTACAGCATATGTACATGTCTGTACCAAGCAGACTTTTGACTTGCTGATTTTGGTAAATCAAACATGTTTGGACCAGCCTGGCTTGCCAGACTCGCCCTCTTTTTTCTACAGAGGACCCAAAAGGaaggcatggctggccaggctatgcTGGGACAGGCTGCACGATTAACCTGATGTTTGACCACCAGGTGGCAGTAAGCTGAAAACAGTTGCGTTGCAGTTCTAAAATCAACCACCGGAGGGCAGTAAGAACTAACTCAGCCGTGGGTGTCGTTAAGTTGTCTGGAAATATGgaaatatataaataaagcaAACCAAAAACCAGACGTGAAAGGAAGAATACTCGAGTGACATTTTGTcctcaaccctgacctctctctctctctctctctctctctctctctctctctctctctctctctctctctctctctcccccctctatctctctctctctctccctctgtgtgtgtgtgtgtgtgtgtgtgtgtgtgtgtgtgtgtgtgtgtgtgtgtgtgtgtgtgagggagatagGTGTGTTTATGTTCAGTGTTTGATTGCAGTCAGCCACTTCCTAGTTgtagccactagggggcagcaaggaaacaataaatgaaaaattaaatgttaaaataaaacaaaatatttatggAAGGAAACTAAAGCTTAATTTCTACATCCAGTACATACTTTTACATAAACCATAAAATTTTTTAATTCAGAAAAAACAGTTAAAATGCAAAACGTAATTTATTCAGCTGTTTTGTTCCAGGTTGATAAATGTAgtcctgtgagattttaacatgtattcTGTATCTGTCTCAGATTATGTTTTTTTGTctgattttaaaaataatttctcaGATATGAAAAAGTTCCAAACAATCCAGACAGAAATGTCCAAAATTAGATATAGGAGAGTGAGATCAAACAAAGCTAGAAAGAGTGAAAGCAGAATTAATAACTCAAAATGGGAAAGAAGTGTTTAATGAAACTGACACTAACATAGAATATGAAGCATTTCTGCTCATCTTCAAATCACTGGATAATAAatattgtccaactatacaagagAAAGAACATTATAGAGCAAAAGCACGGATGACTAAAAGTCCACAAAAtgcatgtaagaaaaataatacattACATATGTATTTTATAAAACATAGAATGAAGGAAGCAGAAGATTAATATAAAGCATATAAAAATTAATGTGTTAATATTATGAGAAATGTAAGAAAGATTATTATGAAAatcaattagaaaataaaaa
Encoded here:
- the zgc:162698 gene encoding transmembrane protein 87A isoform X2: MASSVGPGRSRPRYRRLLLLLLLAGISGPVSTVSEPGKWIVDIDSKKLKKDAEKESSFFHFRKTLFRNSSIHLKVLAQDCPSSPPVQLSVSWYLRNSQCYNEIFNLDSSQVPTYFGSKEVIIEGGSGFYLLHHYPNISCQGMKPDISQFRVDPADARPTQLKPLQASPVDSKSSVRRRRDASHPKPKPVAAGGSTNKSSSYVDLVAETWEDGPYILIIKVQDTSKNSASGTAPWSLQLLVSMKGPHGFISATEWPLMVFYMVMCIVYVLMALLWLVLSACYWRDLLRIQFWIGGVIFLGMLEKAVYYAEFQNIRYEGLSVQGAVVFAEVLSAVKRTLARVLVIIASLGYGIVKPRLGALLHRVVAVGLLYLIFSVFEGILRVNTAEDDVVLLAAIPLAVLDSTLCWWIFVSLTQTMKLLKLRRNVVKLSLFRHFTNTLIFAVIVSIIFIFWTMKTFTMSKCRSDWRELWIEDAFWRLLFSTILLVIMFLWRPSANNQRYAFSPLVDEESDEEEQELMVNEAFEGMKMRGTKNETNGTAKAPKVDEDLKWVEENIPSSMADVALPPLLDSDEETQKTKFEMSKME
- the zgc:162698 gene encoding transmembrane protein 87A isoform X3, which translates into the protein MASSVGPGRSRPRYRRLLLLLLLAGISGPVSTVSEPGKWIVDIDSKKLKKDAEKESSFFHFRKTLFRNSSIHLKVLAQDCPSSPPVQLSVSWYLRNSQCYNEIFNLDSSQVPTYFGSKEVIIEGGSGFYLLHHYPNISCQGMKPDISQFRVDPADARPTQLKPLQASPVDSKSSVRRRRDASHPKPKPVAAGGSTNKSSSYVDLVAETWEDGPYILIIKVQDTSKNSASGTAPWSLQLLVSMKGPHGFISATEWPLMVFYMVMCIVYVLMALLWLVLSACYWRDLLRIQFWIGGVIFLGMLEKAVYYAEFQNIRYEGLSVQGAVVFAEVLSAVKRTLARVLVIIASLGYGIVKPRLGALLHRVVAVGLLYLIFSVFEGILRVNTDRGNSSNLLCAVVLAFIDSCVIWWIFVSLTQTMKLLKLRRNVVKLSLFRHFTNTLIFAVIVSIIFIFWTMKTFTMSKCRSDWRELWIEDAFWRLLFSTILLVIMFLWRPSANNQRYAFSPLVDEESDEEEQELMVNEAFGMKMRGTKNETNGTAKAPKVDEDLKWVEENIPSSMADVALPPLLDSDEETQKTKFEMSKME
- the zgc:162698 gene encoding transmembrane protein 87A isoform X1 — encoded protein: MASSVGPGRSRPRYRRLLLLLLLAGISGPVSTVSEPGKWIVDIDSKKLKKDAEKESSFFHFRKTLFRNSSIHLKVLAQDCPSSPPVQLSVSWYLRNSQCYNEIFNLDSSQVPTYFGSKEVIIEGGSGFYLLHHYPNISCQGMKPDISQFRVDPADARPTQLKPLQASPVDSKSSVRRRRDASHPKPKPVAAGGSTNKSSSYVDLVAETWEDGPYILIIKVQDTSKNSASGTAPWSLQLLVSMKGPHGFISATEWPLMVFYMVMCIVYVLMALLWLVLSACYWRDLLRIQFWIGGVIFLGMLEKAVYYAEFQNIRYEGLSVQGAVVFAEVLSAVKRTLARVLVIIASLGYGIVKPRLGALLHRVVAVGLLYLIFSVFEGILRVNTDRGNSSNLLCAVVLAFIDSCVIWWIFVSLTQTMKLLKLRRNVVKLSLFRHFTNTLIFAVIVSIIFIFWTMKTFTMSKCRSDWRELWIEDAFWRLLFSTILLVIMFLWRPSANNQRYAFSPLVDEESDEEEQELMVNEAFEGMKMRGTKNETNGTAKAPKVDEDLKWVEENIPSSMADVALPPLLDSDEETQKTKFEMSKME